Proteins from a genomic interval of Thermoanaerobacterium thermosaccharolyticum DSM 571:
- the hydF gene encoding [FeFe] hydrogenase H-cluster maturation GTPase HydF, translating into MNTTPNASRLHIAIFGRRNAGKSSIINALTNQNIAIVSDVAGTTTDPVQKAMEILPIGPVVIIDTAGLDDTGELGELRVKKTYEVLNRTDLALLIIDGTIGPSEFEEEILKKIKEKNIPVVGVVNKVDLVDFHFSKKTEWEKRLKLELVETSANSGYGIEELKRQIIKKAPYDDRELSLVSDLINPGDFVVLVVPIDKAAPKGRLILPQQQVIRDVIENDAIAVVTKEYELKETLENLGKKPSLVITDSQAFLKVSADTPKDIPLTSFSILFARYKGDLDELTRGLKALERLKPGDRILIAEGCTHHRQSDDIGKVKIPRWIRQIVGGDIQFDFSSGMTFPDNLDEYKLIVHCGGCMLNRREMMYRISYAKDKDIPIVNYGLLIAYVQGILPRAIEMFPSAKLIYDEDRLY; encoded by the coding sequence ATGAATACAACGCCAAATGCATCGAGGCTTCACATAGCCATATTTGGAAGAAGGAATGCAGGAAAGTCAAGCATTATAAATGCACTTACAAATCAAAATATAGCCATTGTGTCTGATGTTGCAGGGACTACAACAGATCCGGTTCAAAAAGCTATGGAAATTCTTCCTATAGGTCCTGTGGTAATTATAGATACAGCAGGACTTGATGATACTGGAGAGCTTGGAGAGCTTAGAGTTAAAAAGACGTATGAGGTATTGAATAGAACAGATCTAGCATTATTGATTATAGACGGTACCATAGGACCTTCTGAATTTGAGGAAGAAATTTTAAAAAAGATTAAAGAGAAAAATATACCTGTTGTTGGGGTTGTAAACAAGGTAGATTTAGTTGATTTCCATTTTAGCAAAAAAACTGAATGGGAAAAAAGACTTAAATTAGAGCTTGTAGAAACATCCGCCAATAGCGGTTACGGCATAGAAGAGCTTAAAAGGCAGATAATAAAAAAGGCGCCGTACGATGACAGAGAGTTGTCATTAGTATCTGATTTAATAAATCCTGGTGATTTTGTCGTGTTAGTCGTGCCAATAGACAAAGCAGCGCCTAAGGGAAGGCTTATATTGCCGCAGCAGCAAGTCATAAGAGACGTGATTGAAAATGATGCAATTGCGGTTGTAACTAAAGAGTACGAGTTAAAGGAAACTCTTGAAAACTTAGGAAAGAAACCGTCATTAGTTATAACAGATTCTCAAGCTTTTTTAAAAGTAAGTGCTGATACACCAAAGGATATACCTTTAACATCGTTTTCAATCCTTTTTGCAAGATATAAAGGTGATCTTGATGAATTGACAAGGGGGTTAAAGGCCTTAGAGAGACTTAAACCAGGTGATAGAATATTAATTGCGGAAGGCTGTACACATCATAGACAATCGGACGACATAGGAAAGGTTAAGATACCTAGGTGGATAAGGCAAATTGTTGGAGGAGATATTCAATTTGATTTTTCTAGTGGTATGACATTTCCTGATAATCTTGATGAGTACAAGCTTATAGTTCATTGCGGTGGTTGTATGCTTAATAGAAGAGAAATGATGTATAGAATATCGTATGCAAAGGATAAAGATATCCCAATTGTAAATTATGGGCTTTTGATTGCGTATGTACAAGGGATTTTGCCGAGAGCTATAGAGATGTTTCCGTCCGCCAAGCTTATATATGATGAGGACCGGCTCTATTAA
- a CDS encoding MFS transporter, protein MKSLFIFFDKLVDTTFPALRHRNFRLFWFGQMISLIGTWMQNIGQDWLVLKLTNSAFLLGVVSALQFLPMLFLSLFAGVIIDRFPKRKILIFTQSCLMATALALATLTAFNLINYWEILILATIMGFVNTVDNPTRQSFIIDLVGKEDLMNAISLNSSIFNAARIIGPGIAGVLIGVLGYALCFYLNALSFIAVITGLILIDVKISKARTILQKKDIIVDIKEGLLYIKDTPIIMVTILMVAVLSTFAINFNVLVPVFAKNTLNQNSTGYGFLMSSMGVGALIGALTLATLSKRGAKPFYLIAGGFGLCLFQILIGFQSYYWLTTVLLALSGFSMITFSASANTTVQLNSDNKFRGRVMSVYSLVFGGVTPIGALYAGSLAEKLGAHITFIISGIIGILYLMYVILFQYKYSYANGITDQDI, encoded by the coding sequence TTGAAATCATTATTTATATTTTTTGACAAGCTTGTTGATACTACTTTTCCCGCATTAAGACACAGAAATTTTAGATTGTTCTGGTTTGGACAAATGATATCGCTAATAGGCACATGGATGCAAAACATTGGCCAAGATTGGTTAGTCCTTAAATTGACTAATTCTGCATTCCTGTTGGGTGTAGTCAGCGCCCTTCAATTTTTGCCTATGCTTTTTTTATCTCTTTTTGCCGGTGTTATAATAGACAGATTTCCAAAAAGAAAAATACTGATATTTACGCAGTCCTGTTTGATGGCAACAGCCTTAGCACTGGCAACACTTACTGCATTTAACCTTATTAATTATTGGGAAATACTCATTTTAGCTACTATTATGGGTTTTGTAAACACCGTAGACAATCCTACAAGGCAATCATTTATCATTGATTTGGTAGGAAAAGAAGACCTGATGAATGCAATTTCACTTAACTCCTCCATATTTAATGCAGCCAGAATCATAGGTCCCGGAATAGCAGGTGTACTAATTGGCGTCCTTGGTTATGCCTTGTGTTTTTATTTAAACGCATTAAGCTTCATCGCTGTTATAACAGGACTAATTCTAATTGATGTAAAAATCAGCAAAGCAAGGACTATACTTCAGAAAAAAGACATAATAGTTGATATAAAAGAAGGCCTTTTATACATTAAAGATACTCCGATAATAATGGTTACAATACTCATGGTTGCAGTTTTAAGCACATTTGCAATAAATTTTAATGTATTGGTACCTGTCTTTGCTAAGAATACTCTTAATCAAAATTCGACAGGATATGGCTTCCTTATGTCATCAATGGGTGTTGGAGCATTAATAGGTGCACTCACACTTGCAACTTTAAGCAAAAGGGGCGCAAAACCTTTTTACCTTATCGCCGGAGGATTTGGTTTGTGCTTATTTCAAATCTTAATTGGTTTTCAAAGCTATTATTGGCTGACAACGGTACTTCTAGCTTTATCAGGATTTTCTATGATTACTTTTTCTGCATCAGCAAACACTACAGTACAGCTTAACTCTGACAATAAGTTTAGAGGCAGGGTTATGAGCGTTTACTCTTTGGTATTCGGCGGTGTAACGCCCATAGGAGCATTATACGCAGGCAGCCTTGCAGAAAAATTGGGAGCACATATAACATTTATCATTAGCGGTATAATTGGCATTCTGTATCTAATGTACGTCATATTATTCCAATACAAGTACAGTTATGCCAATGGTATAACCGATCAAGACATATAA
- a CDS encoding tetratricopeptide repeat protein, which yields MDVVKLGKKIREERKKLFLKQGDISGDEFSKGYISLIEKGKINPSLKALDFIANKLNKPLVYFLDDDYKEKAELMEEIGMYKKVLKLVIESRKALDSGNYNDAIMLYEKALECKVDDFTLNIISFYLGRTYVKIENYKSALDLFKKCLPYFAESSSYEILVEIYYNLGLCYGNLQNFTTSLTYYLKAIDEFEKSSIINYELKCRILYSIGTLYNKMGELIKSRDYYLNCLNYATKTNTVNYIAKCNNGLGLVSYKLKEYKDALKYIRKSLVISKALNIKSDIANEYNYLGFVYTDLKKYDIAKKYFFYSYAIYKDLSDKVGMAYNLTELGRIEFYTENYDKALEYINASMNIVKELNEEEEMGRLYILLGSIHLKLKDFDSSMSELTKSVEILKRLGLKRDLSDAYKALGNLYIDIGKPDLASENFNKSIELLCDYYK from the coding sequence ATGGATGTAGTTAAATTAGGGAAAAAAATTAGAGAAGAAAGAAAAAAACTTTTTTTAAAACAGGGTGATATATCTGGTGATGAATTTTCAAAAGGTTATATTAGTTTGATTGAAAAAGGGAAAATAAACCCTTCATTAAAAGCTTTAGATTTCATCGCAAATAAATTAAACAAACCATTGGTGTACTTTCTTGATGACGACTACAAAGAAAAAGCAGAACTTATGGAAGAAATTGGCATGTACAAAAAGGTGCTTAAACTAGTCATAGAAAGCAGAAAAGCACTTGACAGCGGAAATTACAACGATGCAATAATGCTTTATGAAAAAGCTTTAGAGTGTAAAGTCGATGATTTTACTTTAAATATAATCAGTTTTTATCTAGGTAGGACATACGTTAAAATCGAAAATTACAAATCTGCATTGGATTTATTTAAAAAGTGTTTACCTTATTTCGCTGAAAGTTCCTCTTATGAAATATTGGTAGAAATATACTATAATTTGGGACTTTGTTATGGAAATCTACAAAATTTCACTACATCACTTACATATTATTTAAAGGCTATCGACGAATTCGAAAAAAGCAGTATAATAAATTATGAGCTTAAATGCAGGATATTGTATAGCATAGGAACTCTTTACAACAAGATGGGAGAACTGATAAAATCACGAGATTATTATTTAAACTGCTTAAATTACGCAACCAAAACAAACACAGTCAATTATATTGCTAAATGCAATAATGGACTTGGCCTCGTAAGTTACAAACTAAAAGAATACAAGGATGCTCTCAAGTACATTAGAAAGTCTTTAGTAATAAGCAAAGCATTAAATATAAAAAGCGACATTGCCAATGAATATAACTATTTAGGATTTGTCTATACTGACCTTAAAAAATACGACATAGCAAAGAAATATTTTTTTTATAGCTATGCTATATATAAAGATCTATCAGATAAAGTAGGCATGGCATACAACCTTACAGAGTTAGGAAGAATCGAGTTTTATACTGAAAATTACGATAAAGCTCTGGAATACATAAATGCGTCAATGAACATAGTTAAAGAATTAAACGAAGAAGAAGAAATGGGAAGATTGTATATTTTGTTGGGCAGCATTCATTTAAAACTTAAGGATTTTGATTCATCTATGTCAGAACTGACTAAATCTGTAGAAATACTTAAAAGGCTGGGGCTTAAAAGAGATCTGTCAGATGCTTACAAAGCTTTAGGTAATTTATATATAGATATTGGAAAGCCTGATTTGGCTAGTGAAAATTTTAATAAGTCTATTGAACTTCTGTGTGACTATTACAAATAG
- the mazG gene encoding nucleoside triphosphate pyrophosphohydrolase, with translation MGNLAIVGLGPGAFDQMTIGTIEKMKNADKLYLRTEKHPVVKYLKEMGLKFETFDKIYEKGSTFEEVYDNITREIIEIAEKYENVVYAVPGNPFVAEKTVEYLLKFLNGSDDIKVEVVPAMSFVDVVINQLKVDPIYGFKIIDGLSLDSIKPDKRCNNLVTQVYNRRVASDVKLKLMDIYGDDFLVTVIKRAGIKGEERIETMPLYSIDRIDWIDYLTSIFLPPVKNTFQERYDIDDLLDIMARLRSENGCPWDREQDHNTLKRYLIEECYEAIDAIENDSDENLLEELGDVLLQVVFHSQIANERKAFNFHDVCDAECKKMVYRHPHVFGSEEIATSDDVLKRWDEIKKDEKGLKSHANELKSVPRSMPALIRGYKVQEKAAKVGFDWDNVDDAMAKVYEELNEFKEVYKGEDESDKIEELGDLIFAIVNVARFLKIDPEVAVHKTIEKFIDRFKYIEDSAEKMGHKMEDMTLSEMDFLWNEAKMHNFNKKVQK, from the coding sequence ATGGGTAATTTAGCAATAGTAGGACTTGGACCTGGTGCATTTGATCAAATGACAATTGGAACAATAGAGAAGATGAAAAATGCTGATAAATTATATTTAAGGACAGAGAAACATCCGGTTGTAAAATATTTAAAAGAAATGGGCCTAAAATTCGAAACTTTTGACAAAATATATGAAAAAGGCTCGACATTTGAGGAAGTTTATGATAATATTACTCGGGAAATAATAGAAATTGCCGAAAAATATGAAAATGTAGTTTATGCTGTCCCTGGTAATCCGTTTGTTGCAGAAAAGACTGTAGAGTATTTATTAAAGTTTTTAAATGGGAGTGACGATATAAAAGTAGAAGTTGTTCCTGCAATGAGCTTTGTTGATGTTGTTATCAACCAGTTAAAAGTAGATCCTATATATGGATTTAAAATTATCGATGGGCTATCATTAGATAGTATAAAACCTGATAAAAGGTGTAATAATTTAGTAACACAGGTATACAACAGAAGGGTAGCTTCAGATGTAAAGCTTAAGCTGATGGATATTTACGGCGATGATTTTTTAGTTACAGTTATAAAAAGAGCTGGTATAAAAGGCGAAGAAAGAATTGAGACGATGCCATTGTACTCTATTGACAGAATCGACTGGATTGATTACCTTACATCTATATTTTTACCGCCTGTAAAAAATACTTTTCAGGAAAGATATGATATTGATGATTTGCTGGACATAATGGCAAGGCTCAGAAGCGAGAATGGCTGTCCTTGGGATAGGGAGCAGGATCATAATACATTAAAAAGGTATTTAATTGAGGAATGTTATGAAGCAATTGATGCAATAGAAAATGATTCAGATGAAAATTTGCTTGAGGAACTTGGGGATGTTCTCTTACAGGTGGTTTTTCATTCTCAGATTGCAAATGAAAGGAAAGCATTTAATTTCCACGATGTATGCGATGCAGAGTGTAAAAAGATGGTGTATAGGCATCCTCATGTTTTTGGAAGTGAGGAAATAGCTACTTCAGATGATGTCTTAAAAAGGTGGGATGAAATAAAAAAAGATGAAAAAGGCTTAAAGTCCCACGCAAATGAATTAAAAAGTGTTCCAAGGTCTATGCCAGCATTAATAAGGGGTTACAAAGTTCAAGAAAAAGCAGCGAAAGTGGGATTTGACTGGGACAATGTAGACGATGCTATGGCAAAAGTTTATGAAGAATTAAATGAATTTAAGGAGGTGTATAAAGGGGAAGACGAAAGTGATAAAATTGAAGAATTAGGCGACTTAATTTTTGCTATCGTAAATGTTGCAAGGTTTTTAAAAATTGACCCCGAAGTTGCTGTCCATAAGACCATTGAAAAATTCATCGACAGATTTAAGTACATAGAAGATTCAGCAGAAAAGATGGGCCATAAAATGGAAGACATGACATTATCTGAGATGGATTTTCTATGGAATGAGGCTAAGATGCATAATTTTAATAAAAAAGTACAAAAATAA
- a CDS encoding HU family DNA-binding protein: MNKADLVTKIAEKSELTKKDAEKALNAFVDAVQEALKQGDKVQLVGFGTFEVRERAERKGRNPQTKEEITIPASKAPVFKAGKALKDLVNA, encoded by the coding sequence GTGAATAAGGCGGATCTTGTTACAAAGATTGCAGAAAAAAGTGAATTAACAAAAAAAGATGCAGAGAAAGCATTAAATGCTTTTGTGGATGCAGTACAAGAGGCACTAAAGCAAGGTGACAAAGTACAGCTAGTAGGTTTTGGAACATTTGAAGTAAGGGAAAGAGCAGAAAGAAAGGGTAGAAATCCTCAGACAAAAGAAGAAATTACGATTCCTGCTTCAAAGGCACCAGTATTTAAAGCAGGCAAAGCTTTAAAAGATTTAGTAAATGCATAA
- a CDS encoding RNA-binding S4 domain-containing protein, whose amino-acid sequence MRLDKFLKLSRLIKRRTVAKEACDKGMVSVNGKVAKAGDILKVGDIIEIDFGTRVIKAEVLDLKEHALKEDAEKMYRLI is encoded by the coding sequence ATGCGGCTTGATAAGTTCTTGAAATTGTCAAGGCTTATAAAAAGAAGAACGGTGGCAAAAGAAGCCTGTGACAAAGGAATGGTATCGGTAAATGGCAAGGTGGCAAAAGCAGGAGATATTTTAAAAGTTGGCGATATCATAGAGATAGATTTTGGGACCAGAGTTATAAAGGCAGAAGTTTTAGATTTAAAAGAGCATGCGTTAAAAGAAGATGCTGAGAAAATGTATAGGCTCATATAG
- a CDS encoding SpoIID/LytB domain-containing protein, with the protein MIIATSCAAPSKKPSPNTKQQVSLPKIPTKISRGANKEPILKIYIAQTGKIETMPLEQYVMGTVAGEIKNDWPIEALKAQAILARSYVLNFVDTRKSKYDDADISTDFEEAQAWNPANINSNIKRAVNETRGLVAVYDGKYIDAWFHSYAAGRTALAKEGLNYKKPEPPYIESVKSNDSKDAPANIRHWTYTFTKQEVLNALNKMGVNINDFSTVKIGTKGISGRTIYLNFDKIPVNAPDFRIAIGSEKMKSTMLDNVSFDGNNLTIKGRGFGHGVGMSQWGAYQMAKDGAKANDIIMHYFKNLNIVKLWK; encoded by the coding sequence ATGATTATTGCGACATCGTGTGCTGCTCCGTCAAAGAAACCGTCGCCAAATACAAAACAACAAGTATCGCTGCCTAAGATACCGACTAAAATCAGCCGTGGTGCCAATAAAGAACCGATTTTAAAGATTTATATAGCACAAACAGGAAAGATTGAGACAATGCCTTTAGAGCAATATGTCATGGGTACAGTGGCAGGTGAAATCAAAAACGATTGGCCTATAGAGGCTTTAAAAGCGCAGGCTATTTTAGCAAGAAGTTATGTGTTGAATTTTGTTGATACTAGAAAGTCTAAATACGATGATGCTGATATATCGACTGATTTTGAAGAAGCACAGGCATGGAATCCGGCAAATATCAATTCAAATATAAAAAGAGCTGTAAATGAGACAAGGGGATTGGTGGCAGTATATGATGGAAAATATATAGATGCGTGGTTTCACTCGTATGCGGCAGGAAGGACTGCATTAGCGAAAGAAGGGCTTAATTACAAAAAACCAGAGCCTCCCTATATTGAAAGTGTTAAGTCTAACGATAGCAAAGATGCGCCGGCAAACATCAGGCACTGGACTTACACATTTACAAAACAGGAAGTCTTGAATGCATTGAATAAAATGGGCGTAAACATTAATGATTTTAGCACAGTAAAAATAGGGACAAAAGGTATATCTGGAAGAACTATTTATCTTAACTTCGATAAAATACCTGTAAATGCGCCGGATTTTAGAATTGCCATTGGAAGCGAGAAGATGAAGTCTACAATGCTTGATAACGTCAGCTTCGATGGTAATAATTTAACGATAAAAGGCAGAGGTTTTGGGCATGGTGTTGGCATGTCCCAATGGGGAGCATATCAGATGGCAAAAGATGGTGCAAAGGCAAACGACATTATCATGCATTACTTTAAAAATTTAAATATTGTGAAGCTTTGGAAATGA
- the yabP gene encoding sporulation protein YabP, with product MMDDRRGTNTNKAQNISVQNREKMQITGVDNVVSFDDETVILETSMGLLTIKGQELHINKLNLDDGNVSIDGELISITYSDRSGIIGKSGGFLSRMFR from the coding sequence ATGATGGATGATAGAAGAGGGACAAACACCAATAAGGCACAAAATATTTCTGTGCAAAACAGAGAAAAGATGCAGATAACAGGAGTAGACAATGTTGTAAGCTTTGACGATGAGACTGTCATACTGGAAACGTCAATGGGCCTTTTGACAATTAAAGGACAAGAACTTCACATAAATAAGTTGAATTTAGATGACGGCAATGTATCGATAGATGGTGAACTCATAAGTATTACATACAGTGATAGAAGTGGAATAATTGGGAAATCTGGCGGATTTTTAAGCAGAATGTTTAGGTGA
- a CDS encoding MtnX-like HAD-IB family phosphatase, which translates to MDTYILIDFDGTITKEDTCYAMVKAFAKDGWQDIEKDWEEGKITTEECALETFKLMDMDEKKLKTLLDNIEIDSYFKDFIDFCNDRGYKIIIVSDGYDFNIKTILKKYDINIDYYSNKLDFCDGKIVASFNTSPDCDKCGSCKLEVLKKYKRESSEIIFIGDGYSDICVSRYADKLFAKDVLKKYCEENNISYIPFENFRDIIDYLRQKR; encoded by the coding sequence ATGGATACTTATATACTTATCGATTTTGATGGTACGATAACAAAGGAAGATACGTGCTATGCCATGGTAAAGGCCTTTGCAAAGGATGGATGGCAGGACATAGAAAAAGACTGGGAAGAAGGCAAAATAACCACAGAAGAATGTGCATTAGAGACATTTAAACTTATGGACATGGATGAAAAAAAGTTAAAAACACTGCTTGACAATATAGAAATTGACAGTTATTTTAAAGATTTTATTGATTTTTGCAATGACCGTGGTTATAAAATTATTATAGTAAGTGATGGGTATGATTTTAATATAAAGACTATTTTAAAAAAATATGATATAAACATTGATTATTACAGCAATAAGCTGGATTTTTGCGATGGCAAGATTGTTGCGTCATTTAATACGTCTCCTGATTGTGACAAATGTGGATCTTGCAAGCTGGAAGTTTTAAAAAAGTACAAAAGGGAAAGTTCAGAAATTATTTTTATTGGTGATGGTTACTCAGATATTTGCGTATCACGATATGCTGATAAGTTGTTTGCCAAAGACGTACTTAAAAAATATTGTGAAGAAAATAATATTTCATACATACCTTTTGAAAATTTTAGAGATATAATAGATTATCTAAGACAAAAGCGATAA
- a CDS encoding putative manganese-dependent inorganic diphosphatase → MSVVFVSGHKNPDTDSICSAIAYADLKRKADKIDAIPVRLGPINRETQFVLNYFNVKEPLLIDNVFTQVGDIAYDKPLTISEKAPMYEAWNVLLNNNSKTIVVVDDENKLKGIATMGDLAKAYLTSSQELSNYNIPVENITKTLNGKIIVKNKEFIRGDIIVAAMQTESVVSRIKSGMTLIVGNRENIQLESIRKGAKTIIITGGEEPSNAVINEAKKFSSTLIVVPCDTFDTIKLINQCLPVSLIMIKDDIVTFKDSDYIDDVRQTMLKYRYRNFPVVDDDGKILGLLARRHILDYDRKKIILVDHNELSQAVDGIEDATILEIIDHHRIGGIETNQPILFRNQPVGCSSTIINKIYEERGITPDKHIAGLMCAAILSDTLVFKSPTCTPEDIRAAKKLSEIAGIDIESFGKKMFEAGTSLKGKTVDEIFYMDFKEFLIGDFKIGIGQVNTLSSIGNLKNDLLKFMEEERKNKNFDMLLLMLTDIINEGSLFLFAGNHKDLLERAFNISIDDNNFYLPYVISRKKQVVPPIAKAINSN, encoded by the coding sequence ATGAGTGTTGTATTTGTTTCAGGACATAAAAATCCAGATACTGATTCAATTTGTTCAGCAATAGCATACGCTGATTTAAAAAGGAAAGCCGATAAAATTGACGCTATTCCTGTAAGGCTGGGACCTATTAACAGAGAAACACAATTTGTATTAAACTATTTTAATGTAAAAGAACCACTATTGATAGACAATGTATTTACACAGGTTGGCGACATTGCTTATGATAAGCCTCTTACCATAAGTGAAAAAGCACCTATGTATGAGGCATGGAATGTATTATTAAATAATAACTCTAAAACTATAGTAGTAGTAGATGATGAAAATAAATTAAAAGGCATCGCTACTATGGGAGATCTTGCAAAAGCATACTTAACATCATCCCAAGAATTATCAAATTACAATATTCCTGTTGAGAATATTACAAAGACGCTAAATGGAAAAATAATCGTAAAAAATAAGGAATTCATAAGAGGTGATATAATCGTAGCTGCCATGCAGACAGAAAGCGTCGTAAGCAGAATAAAGTCAGGCATGACGCTGATTGTAGGAAATAGGGAAAATATTCAGTTGGAGTCCATAAGAAAAGGTGCCAAGACAATCATAATCACTGGAGGTGAAGAGCCGTCAAACGCAGTAATAAACGAAGCTAAAAAATTTAGTTCAACATTAATAGTCGTACCTTGCGATACATTTGACACTATAAAGCTAATAAATCAGTGCCTCCCTGTGTCCCTTATAATGATTAAAGACGATATTGTCACTTTTAAAGACAGTGATTACATAGACGACGTCAGACAAACCATGTTAAAATACAGGTACAGAAATTTCCCTGTTGTGGATGATGACGGAAAAATATTGGGACTTTTAGCAAGACGGCACATATTAGACTACGATAGAAAAAAAATAATACTTGTTGATCACAATGAATTATCACAAGCCGTAGATGGAATAGAAGATGCCACGATTCTCGAAATTATTGACCATCACAGAATAGGTGGCATTGAAACAAATCAACCAATACTGTTTAGAAACCAGCCTGTAGGCTGTTCTTCTACAATCATTAACAAGATATATGAAGAGAGAGGAATAACACCTGATAAACATATAGCAGGGCTTATGTGTGCTGCAATTCTATCGGATACGCTTGTATTTAAATCGCCAACATGTACCCCTGAGGATATAAGGGCCGCAAAAAAATTATCCGAAATAGCAGGAATTGATATAGAATCTTTCGGCAAAAAAATGTTTGAAGCCGGGACATCGCTAAAAGGTAAAACTGTAGATGAAATATTCTATATGGATTTTAAAGAATTTTTAATCGGAGACTTTAAAATTGGCATAGGACAGGTAAACACTCTGTCAAGTATTGGAAACCTTAAAAATGATCTTCTTAAATTTATGGAAGAAGAAAGGAAAAACAAAAACTTTGATATGCTATTGCTTATGCTTACAGATATTATAAACGAAGGATCTTTGTTTTTATTTGCAGGCAATCACAAAGATCTATTGGAAAGAGCATTCAATATAAGTATAGACGATAACAATTTTTACCTGCCGTATGTTATATCGAGAAAAAAGCAAGTTGTACCACCAATAGCAAAAGCGATAAACTCGAATTAG
- the yabQ gene encoding spore cortex biosynthesis protein YabQ — protein MVMNVQSQLYSFLVMLYGGIIIAILYDIYKIIRIILKPKRIATDIGDIIFWILGTIVFIFFLYISNYAEIRFYSFLGFIIGILLYNILLSHFVIKLLLLVYRIAKNIFIKIYKIVTYPFIVAYNMLIMPIKYFTKMLGIPFTLVYNIISHFNIFKKKNKGFLVAMSNIFLKQ, from the coding sequence ATGGTAATGAATGTACAAAGTCAGCTTTATTCATTTCTTGTCATGTTATATGGTGGCATAATAATTGCTATTTTATACGATATATATAAGATCATAAGGATTATATTAAAACCTAAGAGAATTGCGACAGATATAGGAGACATTATTTTTTGGATATTAGGAACGATTGTCTTCATATTTTTTTTATACATAAGCAACTATGCTGAAATAAGATTTTATTCATTTCTCGGATTCATAATTGGTATACTTTTATACAATATACTGTTAAGCCACTTTGTTATAAAGCTATTGCTGCTTGTTTATAGAATTGCAAAAAATATATTTATAAAGATATATAAAATTGTAACATATCCGTTTATAGTTGCATATAATATGCTGATTATGCCAATCAAATATTTCACAAAAATGCTCGGCATACCTTTCACACTAGTTTACAACATAATATCACATTTTAATATTTTTAAGAAAAAAAATAAAGGATTTTTAGTTGCGATGTCGAATATATTTTTAAAACAATAA
- a CDS encoding FtsB family cell division protein — MKERSKIKFKTILLLLFVAYVAFTFVKQQITLNILDNRLNAVTSKVNAAEEENKKLNNQIKYIKTNEFIENEARQKLGLVKKGEIMFVDTAKDSKDSSN; from the coding sequence ATGAAGGAAAGAAGTAAAATTAAATTTAAAACAATATTGTTACTTCTTTTTGTCGCATATGTCGCATTTACGTTCGTTAAACAACAAATCACTTTGAATATTTTAGACAATAGGTTAAACGCGGTTACTTCTAAAGTGAATGCTGCTGAAGAGGAGAATAAAAAATTAAATAATCAGATAAAATATATTAAGACAAATGAATTTATAGAGAATGAGGCAAGACAAAAATTAGGACTTGTAAAAAAAGGAGAGATTATGTTCGTAGATACGGCTAAAGATAGCAAAGATTCGTCAAATTAG